One window from the genome of Cucumis melo cultivar AY chromosome 10, USDA_Cmelo_AY_1.0, whole genome shotgun sequence encodes:
- the LOC103496761 gene encoding LOW QUALITY PROTEIN: rhodanese-like domain-containing protein 7 (The sequence of the model RefSeq protein was modified relative to this genomic sequence to represent the inferred CDS: substituted 3 bases at 3 genomic stop codons) codes for MLIRYRAPPLLALGMVSPLPSSPSSSFSSNTNLISFNFSPSFPVPKPSSSFPSLLSSFFHKPSRSMTHSICFSGPSPTAPIHSSCEESEDMDSISLVVSFYKFAHFPDHAEFRSPLKKLCEELRVSGGIILAPEGINGSICGSRESVQRVLGFIESDERLKRLRQVETSVSPEEEAIHNGHTSSSPLAAGEDAPFRXDHVRVKLKKEIVTLGMPVIISPVERVGQYVKPRDXNSLISDPDTVVTDVQNHYETRIEKFKTAVDPSTTAFRDFPAWVEDKFQLPKLDCKHSNQGDEETVNPEESSPPRVAMYCTGGIRCEKASSYLLRKGFKEVYHLEGGILKYLEEVPRSESLREGECFVFDKRDSVEHGLEQGTFKLCYGYKQPVSDGDMESPQWXYGVSCPYCFSTKSDEEKERARARQRQFETWGIIGGPDKGRRPTQNDNNVNHPNSV; via the exons ATGCTCATCAGATATAGAGCTCCTCCATTGTTAGCTCTGGGAATGGTATCGCCATTACCttcttccccttcttcttccttttcttcgaACACTAATCTCATCTCATTCAATTTCAGTCCCTCTTTCCCTGTTCCAAAACCCTCCTCTTCTTTCCCTTCGCTTCTCTCCTCTTTCTTTCACAAGCCCAGTCGGAGCATGACTCATTCCATTTGCTTTTCTGGACCTTCCCCCACCGCTCCCATTCATAGCTCATGTGAAGAATCTGAGGACATGGATTCAATTTCTCTTGTTGTTTCTTTCTATAAGTTCGCTCATTTTCCTGACCATGCGGAATTTCGCTCGCCCTTGAAGAAGCTCTGCGAGGAACTG CGTGTTTCAGGAGGTATCATTCTCGCACCTGAAGGAATTAATGGGAGCATATGTGGATCTCGGGAGTCTGTCCAAAGGGTTCTTGGATTCATTGAAAGTGATGAACGGCTAAAACGACTAAGGCAGGTGGAAACGTCTGTTAGTCCTGAAGAAGAAGCCATCCACAACGGTCATACTAGCAGTTCCCCTCTTGCAGCGGGTGAAGATGCACCCTTTCGTTAGGACCATGTCAGGGTCAAATTAAAGAAAGAG ATTGTCACTCTTGGAATGCCTGTTATTATATCACCTGTTGAAAGGGTTGGACAATATGTGAAACCAAGGGATTAGAATTCACTGATAAGCGATCCAGATACT GTGGTTACTGATGTGCAAAATCACTACGAAACAAGGATTGAAAAGTTCAAAACAGCAGTTGATCCTTCTACTACAGCATTTCGAGATTTTCCTGCTTGGGTGGAAGATAAATTCCAACTTCCTAAATTAGATTGCAAACATTCAAATCAAGGAGATGAAGAAACAGTAAACCCTGAAGAGAGCTCGCCCCCGCGAGTTGCCATGTATTGCACTGGAGGAATTCGCTGTGAGAAAGCCTCGAGTTATCTCCTAAGAAAAGGGTTTAAAGAG GTTTATCATTTGGAAGGTGGAATTCTGAAATATTTGGAGGAAGTTCCAAGGTCAGAGAGTCTAAGGGAAGGCGAATGCTTTGTATTTGACAAGCGTGACTCAGTTGAGCATGGTCTGGAGCAGGGCACATTCAAACTCTGTTATGGGTACAAGCAACCGGTGAGTGATGGTGACATGGAATCTCCTCAGTGGTAGTATGGAGTTTCTTGTCCTTACTGTTTCTCGACGAAATCTGATGAAGAGAAGGAGAGAGCAAGAGCTCGGCAAAGGCAATTTGAGACTTGGGGCATCATTGGTGGTCCGGACAAAGGCCGGCGTCCAACACAAAATGATAACAACGTTAATCATCCAAATTCAGTTTGA
- the LOC103496760 gene encoding uncharacterized protein LOC103496760 yields MMNKRARELVPLHGLPRSTSKRWLMAVLVFLLKNSYNNTNSKLPLPKSLPTFLKEKGEKTKRTNTSPPNKHNMQLSTSLIIPPPLLRPSTAFFPKLRSTPSLSSPWLGHRAAEAVAEPRCVSQGGWGTSVAEVDIEEWLKLGRLEEKCGSGGKGIVELLECMEKEAIMGEDEGREPTDYNRRAKIFSSSSEVFQALKQHSDAVAPPPPPPPPHHS; encoded by the coding sequence ATGATGAATAAGAGAGCACGTGAGCTCGTGCCATTGCATGGACTGCCACGTTCAACGTCCAAACGGTGGTTAATGGCGGTGCTTGTTTTTCTCTTGAAAAATTCCTATAATAATACAAACTCCAAACTCCCTCTCCCAAAATCTCTCCCTACATTTCTCAAAGAGAAAGgcgaaaaaacaaaaagaacaaaCACCTCACCACCAAACAAACACAATATGCAACTCTCAACATCTCTCATAATTCCACCACCCCTCCTCCGCCCCTCCACCGCCTTCTTCCCTAAGCTCAGGTCAACTCCATCCCTTTCCTCACCATGGCTCGGCCATCGAGCTGCGGAGGCGGTGGCAGAGCCAAGATGTGTTAGTCAGGGTGGATGGGGAACCTCTGTGGCGGAGGTGGACATAGAAGAGTGGCTGAAGCTAGGCAGGTTGGAGGAGAAGTGCGGCAGCGGAGGAAAGGGAATAGTGGAGCTACTTGAATGTATGGAAAAAGAAGCCATTATGGGAGAAGATGAAGGGAGAGAGCCAACAGATTATAATAGAAGAGCTAAGATTTTCAGCTCCAGTTCTGAAGTTTTCCAAGCTCTCAAGCAACATTCTGATGCTGttgctcctcctcctcctcctcctccgccTCACCATTCTTGA